One stretch of Candidatus Bathyarchaeota archaeon DNA includes these proteins:
- a CDS encoding ribulose-phosphate 3-epimerase — protein sequence MENRIVPTVIVKTQNELDKMLARLNGKVLRVMLDIMDGRFVTNTSLDFDFQLPSSFKYEVHLMVENPSAYVEKLAGRVDWAMIHIETLENPETDILYFKENGFKVSLAVNPGTPLEALLPYLDLLDGVLFLTVNPGKHGAEFRPEALEKIRRLRALGVTLPFEADGGVNPGTIQEIKNAGVDFFACGSYLMKFEDVAEGLQLLREALGD from the coding sequence ATGGAAAATCGAATAGTGCCAACGGTTATAGTAAAAACTCAGAATGAGCTCGATAAGATGCTCGCCCGGCTGAACGGGAAAGTTCTCAGAGTGATGCTTGACATCATGGACGGCAGGTTTGTGACTAACACTTCGCTGGATTTCGACTTTCAGCTGCCGTCAAGCTTCAAGTATGAGGTTCATCTCATGGTTGAGAATCCTTCAGCGTACGTGGAAAAGTTGGCTGGTCGCGTGGATTGGGCAATGATTCACATTGAGACATTGGAAAATCCTGAGACTGATATTCTATATTTCAAGGAGAATGGATTCAAGGTCTCCCTGGCAGTCAACCCAGGAACACCCCTTGAGGCGCTCCTGCCTTATCTAGACCTATTGGATGGAGTCCTTTTCCTCACAGTTAATCCAGGCAAACACGGGGCGGAGTTTAGGCCTGAGGCCCTGGAAAAGATTAGGCGGTTGAGAGCATTGGGAGTGACGTTACCGTTCGAGGCGGACGGGGGGGTCAATCCGGGCACAATTCAAGAGATCAAGAATGCCGGGGTAGATTTTTTTGCTTGTGGTTCCTATCTTATGAAGTTCGAAGATGTAGCCGAGGGGCTACAGTTGTTGAGAGAGGCTCTCGGGGACTAG
- a CDS encoding Xaa-Pro peptidase family protein — protein MVYICPVEMNLKESLKRRINSILDEVERRGFEAAVFMNEVIGLNPSNFVYASGPWGFGDEHNTIVFDIHGGSTVVVPHWGAKQMTDSGRYGKVIAIKQEKGHQLRATKQALDDYDPSKICFDLSTLSAQLSLRLSKDLGVTLNEQVDISDHVFKMRSIKDSYEIREIRDAIGITEDAVLEMVEASKPGTHTRDLKKILDTGMIERGAIEFSFWSNVGFGNGPRHPERIVKHEDILVTDVGCRVPSGYCSDMGRTWPMDLTPVVKDWLDRILMAHEESFANIKAGTTGNTVLRKASEINQEHGLEPLLRCGHQIGLDVHDYTMPYAPNFGPIETDNQLLKPGMTLTFEPQHKDSELGFQSHIEDIVLVTKGEPMRLNKLPWDLTW, from the coding sequence TTGGTCTATATCTGCCCAGTAGAGATGAATCTCAAAGAGTCGCTGAAGAGGAGAATCAACTCCATCCTAGATGAGGTGGAGAGGCGGGGATTCGAGGCTGCTGTCTTCATGAATGAGGTCATCGGCCTCAATCCGTCTAACTTTGTCTATGCATCGGGGCCATGGGGTTTCGGGGATGAACATAACACCATTGTCTTTGACATTCACGGGGGATCCACAGTGGTTGTTCCTCACTGGGGAGCAAAACAGATGACGGATAGCGGACGATACGGGAAGGTCATAGCGATCAAGCAGGAGAAAGGACACCAACTGAGAGCGACGAAGCAAGCCCTCGATGACTACGATCCCAGCAAGATATGTTTCGACCTCTCCACATTGAGCGCTCAGCTTTCCCTCCGGCTTTCAAAAGATCTCGGCGTCACCCTCAACGAGCAAGTTGATATATCTGACCACGTCTTTAAGATGAGGTCCATCAAGGATAGCTATGAGATTCGAGAGATAAGGGATGCGATTGGCATCACAGAGGATGCCGTCTTGGAGATGGTAGAGGCCTCAAAGCCTGGGACCCATACGAGGGATCTCAAAAAGATATTGGACACCGGAATGATTGAACGAGGGGCTATCGAGTTCAGCTTCTGGTCGAACGTAGGCTTCGGGAATGGCCCGAGGCACCCAGAGAGGATTGTGAAGCACGAGGACATCTTGGTAACCGATGTAGGGTGCCGTGTCCCCTCAGGATACTGCAGTGACATGGGACGCACATGGCCCATGGACCTTACGCCGGTCGTGAAGGATTGGTTGGACCGGATACTTATGGCCCATGAAGAGTCATTCGCGAATATCAAAGCCGGGACCACAGGGAATACAGTTCTCAGAAAGGCCTCAGAAATCAACCAGGAACACGGCCTCGAGCCCCTTTTGCGATGCGGTCATCAGATAGGGCTCGATGTACATGATTACACCATGCCGTACGCCCCGAACTTTGGACCCATTGAGACGGACAACCAGCTCCTCAAGCCAGGGATGACCCTTACCTTTGAGCCTCAACATAAGGATTCAGAGCTTGGGTTCCAGAGCCACATAGAAGACATCGTACTAGTCACTAAGGGCGAGCCTATGCGTCTCAACAAGCTGCCATGGGATTTGACTTGGTGA
- a CDS encoding MFS transporter: MRSIREVMKGNLLVFTIGDAIRQLSMFITFPYFSLYVIALGGSPAHIGIVNSLRPILSLFIYPIAGYLSDRYNRVRVLTTTSYLTAVLWLVFLFAPDWRVLAIGNFFMGAVTFYFPAANSLMADSIPEDRRGTGYSLWYGIPGAIGVFSPFIGGYLVTTWGVIRGMRFLYALTFMTSIGIATMNLRFLKDNSSKQEGTGGESIRRIVINSYRDVVAVLRWFPRNLRYYSAVLAISFFCNNLVGSYWVIYAIDVIGLEKLQWGTVLLMTSVVNVSLLYPAGIIVDRIGARRVLTLALLASSISLFLFPFSRGFWDVALIVVLGSTVSAFLNIGAPAYMAESVPKKMRGRVMAAIGQGGLFINMRGGGGGGPAMGAILTIPAILGSLLGGFIYQVSPQLPWFFMGTAMIVCAMITAFFMNPLKANLATD; encoded by the coding sequence TTGAGATCCATACGAGAGGTTATGAAGGGAAACCTTCTCGTGTTTACCATCGGGGACGCTATAAGACAACTCTCCATGTTTATCACATTTCCCTACTTCAGTCTCTACGTAATTGCCCTCGGGGGGAGCCCAGCGCACATTGGGATCGTGAACAGCCTTCGCCCTATCCTCAGCCTGTTTATTTACCCCATCGCTGGATACCTCTCAGACCGTTATAATAGGGTCCGGGTCCTCACCACTACGAGTTACCTTACCGCTGTTCTCTGGCTCGTTTTCCTGTTCGCCCCAGATTGGAGGGTTCTAGCTATTGGAAACTTCTTCATGGGTGCGGTGACCTTTTACTTCCCCGCTGCAAACTCCCTCATGGCCGACTCCATCCCAGAGGACCGCCGTGGAACTGGCTACTCCCTATGGTACGGTATCCCTGGGGCCATCGGAGTCTTCTCTCCGTTTATAGGTGGGTATTTGGTCACTACATGGGGGGTAATACGTGGTATGCGATTCCTTTACGCCCTCACGTTCATGACTTCCATAGGGATCGCCACCATGAACCTCAGGTTCCTCAAGGACAACTCATCCAAGCAAGAAGGAACAGGGGGAGAGAGCATTCGGAGAATAGTGATAAACTCATATAGGGACGTTGTTGCGGTGCTCCGCTGGTTCCCTCGGAACCTCAGGTACTATTCCGCCGTCCTGGCTATTAGCTTCTTTTGCAACAATCTGGTCGGCTCCTATTGGGTTATCTACGCCATAGATGTGATTGGTCTCGAAAAACTCCAGTGGGGCACGGTCCTTCTAATGACCTCTGTCGTCAACGTCTCTCTCCTTTACCCCGCTGGCATAATAGTTGATAGGATCGGGGCTAGGAGAGTCTTGACCCTCGCCCTCTTAGCCTCCTCGATTTCCCTCTTCCTTTTCCCCTTCAGCCGGGGATTTTGGGATGTCGCCCTTATTGTCGTCTTGGGGAGCACAGTCAGCGCATTCCTTAATATCGGCGCGCCAGCCTATATGGCTGAGTCAGTCCCCAAAAAAATGAGGGGGCGAGTTATGGCGGCGATCGGCCAAGGAGGGCTGTTCATCAACATGAGAGGCGGGGGCGGTGGTGGACCCGCAATGGGGGCGATCCTCACAATCCCCGCAATACTGGGGTCCCTCCTAGGAGGATTCATCTATCAGGTTTCCCCCCAGCTTCCATGGTTCTTCATGGGGACCGCTATGATCGTCTGCGCTATGATAACAGCATTCTTCATGAACCCGCTGAAAGCAAATTTAGCTACTGATTAG